In one Kitasatospora cineracea genomic region, the following are encoded:
- a CDS encoding cryptochrome/photolyase family protein, which produces MTLAVVLFTQDLRLHDNPALHAARAGADQVVPLFVTDPAIAAAGFAASNRAAFLAGCLADLDAALRRAGGRLLVREGDTAEQTAKLAAETGAATVHVAAGVSGYARRREQRLRRALGDRLRVHEGSLTAVPPGAVHPADRDHYAVFTPYHRAWQQAPRRTPLPSPRALHTPEGLRGAPLPTATPTARSLPDPGEGAARRAWQHWHGDRYAELHDDLAADGTSHLSPYLHFGCLSANELAQLAERRGGPGAEAFVRQLVWRDFHHQVLAARPDTAHADYRPRKGGWHRDAREFEAWRDGRTGFPIVDAGMRQLAETGWMHNRARLITASFLAKSLHQDWRPGAAHFLHHLVDGDLANNQLNWQWVAGTGTDTRPNRVLNPLTQADRYDPDGAYVRRWVPELADLPGREIHRPWRSPHRPADYPDPLIAPETTGHRVRASLRPPEDTLF; this is translated from the coding sequence ATGACTCTCGCCGTCGTCCTGTTCACCCAGGACCTTCGCCTGCACGACAACCCCGCCCTGCACGCCGCCCGCGCCGGGGCCGACCAGGTGGTGCCGCTGTTCGTCACCGACCCGGCGATCGCCGCGGCCGGCTTCGCCGCTTCCAACCGGGCCGCGTTCCTGGCCGGCTGCCTCGCCGACCTCGACGCCGCGCTGCGCCGGGCCGGCGGCCGGCTGCTGGTGCGGGAGGGCGACACCGCCGAGCAGACCGCGAAGCTCGCCGCCGAGACCGGCGCGGCCACCGTGCACGTCGCCGCCGGGGTCAGCGGGTACGCCCGCCGCCGCGAACAGCGGCTGCGCCGGGCGCTGGGCGACCGGCTCCGGGTGCACGAGGGCTCGCTGACGGCCGTCCCGCCCGGGGCGGTGCACCCCGCCGACCGTGACCACTACGCCGTCTTCACCCCCTACCACCGGGCCTGGCAGCAGGCCCCCCGCCGCACCCCGCTGCCGTCCCCGCGCGCCCTGCACACCCCCGAGGGCCTGCGCGGCGCCCCGCTGCCCACCGCGACCCCCACCGCCCGCAGCCTCCCCGACCCCGGCGAGGGCGCCGCCCGCCGGGCCTGGCAGCACTGGCACGGCGACCGCTACGCCGAGCTGCACGACGACCTCGCCGCCGACGGCACCTCCCACCTCTCGCCGTACCTGCACTTCGGCTGCCTGTCCGCCAACGAGCTCGCCCAACTCGCCGAACGCCGCGGCGGCCCCGGCGCGGAGGCCTTCGTCCGGCAGCTGGTCTGGCGCGACTTCCACCACCAGGTGCTGGCCGCCCGGCCCGACACCGCCCACGCCGACTACCGCCCCCGCAAGGGCGGCTGGCACCGGGACGCCCGCGAGTTCGAGGCCTGGCGGGACGGCCGCACCGGGTTCCCGATCGTCGACGCGGGCATGCGGCAGCTCGCCGAGACCGGCTGGATGCACAACCGGGCCCGGCTGATCACCGCGAGCTTCCTGGCCAAGTCCCTCCACCAGGACTGGCGGCCCGGCGCCGCGCACTTCCTGCACCACCTGGTCGACGGCGACCTCGCCAACAACCAGCTGAACTGGCAGTGGGTCGCGGGCACCGGCACCGACACCCGCCCCAACCGGGTCCTCAACCCGCTCACCCAGGCCGACCGTTACGACCCCGACGGCGCCTACGTCCGCCGCTGGGTCCCCGAACTCGCCGACCTGCCCGGCCGCGAGATCCACCGCCCCTGGCGGTCCCCGCACCGCCCGGCCGACTACCCCGACCCGCTGATCGCCCCGGAGACCACCGGCCACCGCGTCCGCGCGAGCCTCCGCCCGCCGGAGGACACCCTGTTCTGA
- a CDS encoding VOC family protein has product MITTDFVPGSPCWLDLGAPDVPAAAAFYGPVLGWELAPPPGADDFLLATAAGRTAGGIGPLTERGARSAWMPYFFTPDVHETAASVLRAGGTVRVEPRDVPEWASLAQFTDPQGARFAVLTPGPAGGLGAVDGPGGLCWTELYTTDAAGALAFYETVFGWQHEDTPMPGGGDGVYTIVTPAGQPAERMHGGVLQVGPAELTLSRGAPSWHPVFAVPSCDEAADRVRDRGGIVVMGPETAPGIGRMAVCTDPSGADFVLMTPER; this is encoded by the coding sequence GTGATCACCACCGACTTCGTGCCCGGCTCACCGTGCTGGCTGGACCTGGGAGCGCCCGACGTGCCCGCCGCCGCCGCGTTCTACGGGCCGGTGCTGGGCTGGGAGCTCGCCCCGCCGCCCGGCGCGGACGACTTCCTGCTCGCCACCGCGGCCGGCCGGACCGCGGGCGGGATCGGCCCGCTCACCGAGCGCGGCGCCCGCTCCGCCTGGATGCCGTACTTCTTCACCCCGGACGTCCACGAGACCGCCGCCTCCGTGCTGCGCGCGGGCGGCACCGTCCGGGTCGAGCCCCGGGACGTGCCCGAGTGGGCCTCGCTGGCCCAGTTCACCGACCCGCAGGGCGCCCGGTTCGCCGTCCTCACCCCGGGCCCGGCCGGCGGGCTCGGCGCCGTCGACGGCCCGGGCGGGCTGTGCTGGACGGAGCTCTACACCACGGACGCGGCGGGCGCGCTGGCCTTCTACGAGACGGTCTTCGGCTGGCAGCACGAGGACACCCCGATGCCGGGCGGCGGCGACGGCGTCTACACCATCGTCACCCCCGCCGGGCAGCCCGCCGAGCGCATGCACGGCGGCGTCCTCCAGGTCGGCCCGGCCGAGCTCACCCTCTCCCGCGGCGCCCCCTCCTGGCACCCGGTCTTCGCCGTCCCCTCCTGCGACGAAGCCGCGGACCGGGTCCGCGACCGGGGCGGCATCGTCGTCATGGGGCCCGAGACCGCCCCCGGCATCGGCCGGATGGCGGTCTGCACCGACCCGTCCGGCGCGGACTTCGTGCTGATGACCCCGGAGCGCTGA